One Paraburkholderia kururiensis DNA window includes the following coding sequences:
- a CDS encoding MBL fold metallo-hydrolase, translating to MTEQRFGRSRRDFMRVAVTAAGSASLPWLTPARAETSADNSAYSPASASHADGDKARGTKLILLGTKGGPTPSALRAAPANVLLVDGQPYVVDCGNGVALQLTKAGIRLPAIRDVFVTHHHSDHNADLLNLVFLAWASGLQTPVHLYGPPRIGKMVDDFVDMNAIDLDVRTREEGRPPFRPLINVHEFDTPRTVLENDHVRVSATLVDHYTIKPAFAYRFETRERTVVFSGDTRYDERLASFAKGADVLVHEVMYLPALEKMLKTHDNAPTLLDHLLKSHTTTEQVGRIAAAAGVGTLVLSHFVPGADPAITDDMWTADVRQHFKGNIVVGKDLMEI from the coding sequence ATGACTGAACAACGCTTTGGCCGTTCGCGCCGGGACTTCATGCGCGTCGCGGTCACGGCCGCAGGGTCCGCGTCGCTGCCGTGGCTCACGCCGGCACGCGCCGAAACGTCCGCGGACAACAGCGCTTATTCGCCCGCCAGCGCGAGCCACGCCGACGGCGACAAAGCGCGCGGCACGAAGCTGATCCTGCTCGGCACCAAAGGCGGTCCCACGCCCTCGGCGTTGCGCGCGGCACCGGCCAACGTGCTGCTGGTCGACGGTCAACCCTACGTCGTGGATTGCGGCAATGGGGTCGCGCTGCAACTCACGAAGGCCGGCATCAGGCTGCCGGCTATCCGCGACGTCTTCGTCACGCACCACCACTCCGATCACAACGCCGATCTGCTGAACCTCGTGTTCCTCGCCTGGGCGAGCGGGCTGCAAACACCCGTGCATCTGTATGGGCCGCCGCGTATCGGGAAGATGGTCGACGATTTCGTCGACATGAACGCCATCGATCTCGACGTGCGAACCCGCGAGGAAGGCCGTCCGCCTTTCCGTCCGCTCATCAACGTTCACGAGTTCGATACGCCGCGCACGGTGCTCGAAAACGATCATGTCCGCGTAAGCGCGACGCTGGTCGACCACTACACGATCAAGCCGGCATTCGCGTACCGCTTCGAAACGCGCGAGCGCACCGTCGTTTTCTCCGGCGACACGCGCTATGACGAACGTCTCGCCAGTTTCGCCAAAGGGGCCGACGTCCTCGTGCACGAAGTCATGTATCTGCCGGCCCTCGAGAAGATGCTGAAGACGCACGACAACGCGCCCACGCTGCTCGACCATCTGCTCAAGAGCCACACGACGACGGAGCAGGTCGGCAGGATCGCCGCAGCGGCGGGCGTGGGTACGCTGGTGCTAAGTCACTTCGTGCCCGGCGCCGACCCCGCCATCACCGACGACATGTGGACCGCGGACGTGCGTCAGCACTTCAAGGGCAACATCGTCGTGGGCAAAGACCTCATGGAAATCTGA
- the soxC gene encoding sulfite dehydrogenase — protein MLGGLALSALVAPGAKAATLLKPLAVDAWTQTPGAPVLDHPYGLPSPHESNVVRRTARAWPMPGAASSLTPLADLHGALTPNGLVYERHHAGVPDIDPDRHQLVMHGLVREPKRFTMDDLLRLPSESRVHFLECSGNTASEWKGPSGLPVQLTHGLLSCCEWTGVRLSTVIEAAGGLVAGDEGKRPRWLLAEGADAAAMTRSLPLDRVLDLALVVYAQNGERLRPENGYPLRLLVPGFEGNTNVKWLRRLKVVDAPLETREETSKYTGLLPDGRARQFVFEMDAKSVITRPSPGHSLTVHGYYPIVGLAWSGRGTIRQVEVSTDGGRTWQTAQLDGPARDRALTRFHAGWVWNGEPAAILSRATDSTGYVQPTREALVQARGLNSYYHYNGIQQWRIGADGSVKNA, from the coding sequence ATGCTGGGCGGGCTTGCGCTCTCTGCGCTCGTCGCGCCCGGCGCGAAAGCCGCCACCTTGCTGAAGCCGCTGGCGGTCGATGCGTGGACGCAGACGCCCGGCGCGCCGGTTCTCGATCATCCCTATGGGTTGCCGTCGCCGCACGAGTCGAATGTCGTGCGGCGCACCGCGCGCGCCTGGCCTATGCCGGGCGCGGCTTCGTCGCTCACGCCGCTTGCCGATCTGCATGGCGCCCTGACGCCGAACGGTCTCGTCTACGAGCGTCACCACGCGGGCGTGCCCGACATCGATCCCGACCGGCACCAGTTGGTGATGCATGGCCTCGTGCGCGAGCCGAAGCGCTTCACGATGGACGACCTCTTGCGTCTGCCGTCCGAATCGCGCGTGCATTTTCTGGAGTGCTCGGGCAACACGGCAAGCGAATGGAAAGGTCCGAGCGGTCTGCCCGTGCAGCTTACGCATGGACTGCTGTCGTGCTGCGAGTGGACCGGCGTGCGTCTGTCTACCGTGATCGAAGCGGCAGGCGGTCTCGTTGCAGGCGACGAGGGGAAGCGGCCACGCTGGCTGCTGGCCGAGGGTGCCGACGCGGCGGCGATGACACGCAGCTTGCCGCTCGATCGCGTTCTCGACCTCGCGCTCGTCGTGTATGCGCAGAACGGCGAACGGCTGCGGCCGGAGAACGGTTATCCGCTGCGGCTGCTCGTGCCGGGCTTCGAAGGCAACACGAACGTGAAGTGGCTGCGGCGCCTGAAGGTGGTCGATGCACCGCTCGAAACACGCGAGGAAACGTCGAAATATACGGGCCTGCTGCCCGACGGGCGCGCGCGGCAGTTCGTCTTCGAGATGGACGCGAAGTCGGTCATTACGCGGCCGTCGCCGGGACATAGCCTGACGGTGCACGGCTACTACCCGATTGTCGGCCTCGCCTGGTCGGGGCGCGGCACGATTCGCCAGGTGGAAGTGTCGACCGACGGCGGACGCACCTGGCAGACAGCGCAGCTCGATGGACCGGCCCGCGACCGTGCGCTCACGCGCTTCCACGCGGGCTGGGTGTGGAACGGCGAGCCGGCCGCGATCCTCTCGCGCGCCACGGACTCCACGGGTTACGTGCAGCCCACGCGCGAAGCGCTGGTGCAGGCGCGCGGCCTGAATTCCTACTATCACTACAACGGCATTCAGCAATGGCGCATCGGCGCCGATGGAAGCGTGAAGAATGCGTAA
- a CDS encoding cytochrome c: MVVPLMACSGSAPGLQASAPRNGDARLRAAIDAIGTPVSASDVATWNIDVAPDGRGLPAGSGDVATGARIFAAKCAACHGAKGEGLIGDPLVGGQGTLTSASPKRTVGSYWPYATTLFDYVRRAMPYNAPQSLSADEVYAVSAWILNRNGIVPDDARLDAQSLAAVRMPNRDGFVPDPRPGRL; the protein is encoded by the coding sequence ATGGTGGTGCCGCTCATGGCGTGCTCGGGTTCGGCGCCGGGTTTGCAGGCGTCGGCACCGCGCAATGGCGATGCCCGCTTGCGTGCCGCGATCGACGCAATCGGTACACCGGTCAGCGCATCGGATGTCGCTACGTGGAACATCGACGTGGCGCCCGATGGACGGGGTCTGCCGGCCGGCAGCGGCGACGTCGCCACCGGCGCGCGCATCTTCGCCGCGAAATGCGCGGCGTGCCACGGAGCAAAGGGCGAAGGGCTGATCGGCGACCCGCTCGTGGGCGGGCAAGGCACGCTCACGAGTGCAAGTCCAAAACGCACTGTGGGCAGCTATTGGCCCTATGCGACCACGCTCTTCGACTACGTTCGCCGTGCGATGCCGTACAACGCCCCGCAATCGTTGAGCGCGGACGAGGTGTACGCGGTGAGTGCATGGATTCTCAATCGCAACGGCATCGTGCCCGACGACGCACGACTCGATGCGCAGTCGCTTGCGGCCGTGCGCATGCCCAACCGCGACGGCTTCGTCCCCGATCCGCGGCCGGGCCGGTTGTAG
- a CDS encoding ABC transporter permease, translating into MSSVLAKRSARTRRRTPSAREGSRGRAVALGVGGLLAVLALWWLAVALAGSRNPMVAQFTPQRTFAALPALVTQDQLAIHIATSPKRVGVGLAWALVVGVPAGFAIGRLRWLEQMLSPALQFLRMVSPLSWMPVAVMSLGVGDHAVYFLLAFSAVWPLLMNTAAGVAQLDRRWIELGESLAATRMEMIWHIYVPGIAAHVLTGVRLAIGVLWIVLVPAEMLGVNAGLGYLILDTRDRLAYSELTAVILVIGALGFVLDLVARALSARFHGGSSRRN; encoded by the coding sequence TTGTCTAGCGTGCTCGCTAAACGCTCCGCTCGCACGCGTCGCCGCACCCCGTCCGCACGCGAGGGGTCACGCGGGCGCGCCGTCGCTCTCGGCGTGGGCGGGCTGCTTGCCGTACTCGCGCTGTGGTGGCTTGCCGTGGCGCTCGCAGGCAGCCGCAATCCGATGGTCGCGCAGTTCACACCGCAACGCACGTTCGCCGCGTTGCCCGCGCTCGTCACGCAAGACCAGCTGGCCATACACATTGCGACGAGTCCCAAGCGTGTCGGCGTTGGGCTCGCGTGGGCGCTGGTCGTCGGCGTGCCGGCCGGCTTCGCGATCGGCCGCCTGCGATGGCTGGAGCAGATGCTCTCGCCCGCGCTTCAGTTCCTGCGCATGGTGTCGCCACTCTCATGGATGCCGGTCGCCGTCATGTCGCTCGGCGTGGGCGACCATGCGGTGTACTTCCTGCTCGCGTTCTCCGCCGTCTGGCCGCTGTTGATGAACACGGCCGCCGGCGTCGCACAACTGGACCGGCGCTGGATCGAACTCGGCGAAAGCCTCGCCGCGACGCGCATGGAGATGATCTGGCACATCTACGTGCCGGGCATCGCGGCGCACGTGCTAACGGGCGTGCGGCTCGCCATCGGCGTGCTGTGGATCGTGCTCGTGCCCGCCGAAATGCTGGGCGTCAATGCGGGGCTCGGCTATCTCATTCTCGACACGCGAGACCGCCTCGCCTACTCCGAACTGACCGCCGTGATTCTCGTCATCGGCGCGCTGGGTTTCGTGCTGGATCTTGTGGCGCGCGCGCTGTCGGCGCGGTTTCATGGCGGCTCGTCGCGAAGGAACTGA
- a CDS encoding ABC transporter substrate-binding protein, with the protein MCQLPISRREWLKLAALFTVAGAAPLLRTLDARAAAEPDAPVRIGYLPITDATPLLVAHNNGYFDAAGLRAERPTLLRSWAQLVEAFLSGQINVVHLLSPMTVWARYGSRAPAKVVAWNHVNGSALTVSPDVSTLAGLGGKTVAVPFWYSIHNVVLQDLLRAQGLQPVLKKTTPLGAREVNLVVMAPSDMPPALAARQIAGYIVAEPFNAAAEQLGVGKILRFTGDVWKNHACCVVYMHEQDLTQRPEWSQKVVDAIVKAQLWTRSHPQEAAALLSKEGANRYTPHAPQLLARVLASPPADGARYLGDRAILHADWHEKRIDFQPYPYPSYTEELVRRLKSTQTEGAGQFIAGLDPAFVARDLVDDRFVKKSIEAAGGMTAFSLPDGFSRTETILV; encoded by the coding sequence ATGTGCCAGTTACCGATATCGCGCCGCGAATGGCTGAAGCTCGCGGCCCTGTTCACCGTCGCGGGCGCGGCGCCGCTCTTGCGCACGCTGGACGCACGCGCCGCCGCCGAGCCCGATGCACCGGTACGCATCGGCTATCTGCCCATCACGGATGCCACACCGCTTCTCGTCGCGCACAACAACGGCTATTTCGACGCAGCGGGCCTGCGCGCCGAGCGGCCCACGCTGTTGCGTAGCTGGGCGCAGCTTGTCGAGGCGTTTCTGTCGGGCCAGATCAACGTCGTCCACCTGCTCTCGCCGATGACGGTCTGGGCACGCTACGGCAGCCGGGCACCGGCAAAGGTGGTGGCGTGGAACCACGTCAACGGCTCCGCGCTCACCGTGAGTCCGGACGTTTCGACACTCGCCGGCCTGGGCGGCAAAACCGTTGCGGTGCCCTTCTGGTACTCCATCCATAACGTGGTGCTGCAGGATCTGCTGCGCGCGCAGGGGCTTCAACCCGTACTGAAGAAGACGACGCCGCTTGGAGCAAGGGAAGTCAACCTGGTGGTGATGGCCCCCTCCGACATGCCGCCCGCGCTGGCCGCGCGCCAGATCGCCGGCTACATCGTGGCGGAGCCGTTCAATGCCGCGGCAGAGCAACTCGGCGTCGGCAAGATCCTGCGTTTCACCGGCGACGTCTGGAAGAACCACGCCTGTTGCGTCGTCTACATGCACGAGCAGGATTTGACGCAGCGTCCCGAATGGTCGCAAAAAGTGGTGGACGCCATCGTCAAGGCGCAGCTCTGGACGCGCTCGCATCCGCAGGAGGCCGCGGCGCTGCTTTCGAAGGAAGGCGCGAATCGCTACACGCCGCATGCGCCGCAACTGCTTGCGCGCGTGCTGGCGTCCCCGCCTGCCGACGGGGCCCGCTACCTTGGCGACCGGGCCATTCTCCACGCGGACTGGCACGAGAAGCGCATCGACTTTCAGCCCTACCCGTACCCGAGCTACACCGAGGAGCTGGTGCGCCGGCTCAAGTCGACGCAAACCGAAGGCGCGGGACAGTTCATCGCCGGGCTCGATCCGGCCTTCGTCGCGCGCGATCTCGTCGACGACCGCTTCGTGAAGAAGAGCATCGAGGCCGCCGGAGGCATGACGGCGTTCAGCCTGCCCGACGGCTTCTCGCGTACGGAGACGATTCTTGTCTAG
- a CDS encoding ABC transporter ATP-binding protein, whose translation MSGARIAVNGVSLAYAGHRVLHGVELTVEPGELVAVLGPSGCGKSSLLRALAGLMRPTAGAVRIDDVPLTGPRADVALAFQQSSLLPWLTIERNVAFGLAFKRQPRLSRANRRARVLDALREVGLEEVRSWHPAQLSGGMAQRAALARSLAREPRVLLLDEPFGALDEVTRADMQRLLLAVVRRTGAATVLVTHDIDEALAVADRIVLLGNRGTLAAQWAVDVPQPRDMQLEALDPLRIQIRTALQQAMARAA comes from the coding sequence ATGAGCGGTGCGCGTATCGCCGTGAACGGTGTCTCACTCGCCTATGCGGGGCATCGCGTGCTGCATGGCGTCGAACTCACCGTCGAGCCCGGCGAACTCGTTGCCGTGCTGGGTCCGAGCGGCTGCGGCAAGTCCTCGCTGCTGCGTGCGCTGGCAGGCCTCATGCGACCCACGGCGGGCGCCGTGCGCATCGACGACGTGCCCTTGACGGGCCCGCGCGCCGACGTGGCGCTCGCGTTTCAACAGTCGTCTCTGCTGCCGTGGCTGACCATCGAGCGCAATGTCGCCTTCGGGCTCGCGTTCAAGCGACAGCCGCGCCTGTCGCGCGCGAACCGCCGAGCGCGCGTGCTCGATGCACTGCGCGAAGTCGGGCTCGAAGAGGTGCGCTCGTGGCATCCCGCGCAGCTTTCCGGCGGCATGGCGCAGCGCGCGGCGCTGGCACGCAGCCTGGCGCGCGAGCCGCGCGTACTGCTGCTGGACGAGCCGTTCGGCGCACTCGACGAAGTGACGCGGGCCGACATGCAACGCCTGTTGCTTGCTGTCGTGCGCCGCACGGGCGCAGCCACCGTGCTGGTCACGCACGACATCGACGAAGCGCTCGCCGTCGCCGACCGTATCGTGCTGCTCGGCAATCGCGGCACGCTCGCGGCGCAGTGGGCGGTCGACGTGCCGCAGCCTCGCGACATGCAGCTCGAAGCGCTCGACCCGCTGCGCATCCAGATACGCACGGCCTTGCAGCAGGCGATGGCCCGCGCTGCGTGA
- a CDS encoding acyl-CoA dehydrogenase family protein, with the protein MSAIASVIGHGNPVSAEPRGEPGAELKAELSAWLDLHAEALDTDSSRAADVLPQLAKAGLARVGVPDALGGSGGTIGDAILAIAAVARHSLTAAFVLWGHRTFIEYLVQSDNETLRDRWLPALLAGHVAGATGLSNAMKYLSQIEPLQMRASPSGAGWSLAGTLPWITNLRLQGFVVAAAFEHECGAPPSIFAIEHDAADVARSADLDLVAMRASNTAALSVNGTVLDDASRIASDARAFLVRVRPAFLGLQCGMSVGLAERALAEVAVASAGSRAVLAAEAADVEAQLAGQTKQLLDGVLDGTFREQPAALFELRIALAKTVEAAVALEVQASGGRGYLRGTGATGGTARRVREAAFIPVVTPSLVQLKAQLAAYYDGTAAR; encoded by the coding sequence ATGAGCGCCATCGCATCCGTGATCGGGCATGGCAATCCCGTATCGGCCGAACCAAGGGGCGAACCAGGAGCCGAACTAAAGGCCGAACTAAGCGCGTGGCTCGATCTTCATGCCGAGGCGCTGGACACCGATTCGTCGCGTGCCGCCGACGTACTGCCGCAACTGGCGAAAGCCGGCCTCGCGCGCGTGGGCGTGCCCGACGCGCTGGGCGGCAGCGGCGGCACGATTGGCGACGCGATCCTCGCCATTGCGGCAGTGGCGCGACACTCGCTGACGGCTGCGTTCGTGCTGTGGGGGCACCGGACTTTCATCGAGTACCTCGTGCAGAGCGACAACGAGACGTTGCGTGACCGCTGGCTACCCGCGCTGCTCGCGGGTCACGTGGCCGGCGCTACGGGTCTGTCCAATGCGATGAAGTACCTGTCCCAGATCGAACCCTTGCAGATGCGTGCCTCGCCCAGCGGCGCGGGATGGTCGCTCGCCGGCACCTTGCCCTGGATCACCAATCTGCGGCTCCAGGGTTTCGTGGTGGCCGCCGCGTTCGAACATGAGTGCGGCGCGCCGCCGTCGATCTTCGCGATCGAACATGACGCGGCGGACGTCGCGCGCAGCGCGGACCTCGACCTCGTCGCCATGCGCGCGAGCAACACCGCCGCGCTGAGCGTGAACGGCACCGTACTCGACGACGCCTCGCGCATTGCCAGCGACGCACGAGCGTTTCTCGTGCGAGTACGCCCCGCATTCCTCGGGCTGCAATGCGGCATGTCGGTGGGCCTCGCAGAACGTGCGCTCGCCGAAGTCGCCGTGGCCAGCGCAGGCTCCCGCGCGGTGCTCGCAGCCGAGGCCGCGGATGTCGAAGCGCAGCTCGCCGGACAAACGAAGCAACTGCTCGACGGCGTACTGGACGGTACGTTCCGAGAGCAACCCGCGGCGCTCTTCGAACTGCGCATTGCCCTCGCAAAGACAGTGGAAGCCGCGGTCGCACTCGAAGTGCAGGCAAGCGGTGGCCGCGGCTACCTGCGGGGCACCGGAGCTACGGGCGGCACAGCGCGCCGGGTGCGCGAGGCGGCGTTCATTCCGGTCGTGACGCCCAGTCTCGTCCAGCTGAAAGCGCAGCTTGCCGCGTATTACGACGGGACGGCGGCACGATGA
- a CDS encoding carboxymuconolactone decarboxylase family protein, with the protein MSRLPLQTIDTAPAASRPYLEKSLANNGFLPNLVASLANAPVALEAYLTVGEINARGGLTLAEREVVQITAAAIHGCGFCVAGHTAVAVNKARLPRDLVDEIRNQQTLSDARLNAIAEFTRAVIATRGAVPDAELHAFRAAGLTDANALEVILGVSLATLCNFANNLARNELNPELAAWRWEGAAQTA; encoded by the coding sequence ATGAGCCGTCTACCGCTGCAGACCATCGATACCGCGCCCGCCGCGAGCCGCCCGTATCTCGAAAAGTCGCTCGCGAACAACGGCTTTTTGCCGAACCTCGTGGCGTCGCTCGCGAATGCGCCCGTTGCGCTCGAAGCCTATCTGACAGTGGGCGAGATCAACGCGCGCGGCGGTCTCACGCTCGCGGAACGCGAAGTGGTGCAGATCACCGCAGCGGCCATTCACGGCTGCGGCTTCTGCGTCGCGGGACATACCGCCGTCGCGGTGAACAAGGCGCGCCTGCCGCGCGATCTCGTCGACGAAATCCGCAACCAGCAGACGCTCTCCGACGCACGGCTGAACGCCATTGCCGAATTCACGCGCGCGGTCATCGCGACCCGCGGCGCCGTGCCGGACGCTGAGCTCCACGCGTTTCGCGCCGCGGGCCTCACGGACGCCAACGCGCTCGAAGTCATTCTCGGCGTGAGCCTCGCCACGCTGTGCAACTTCGCGAACAACCTCGCCCGCAACGAGCTGAACCCGGAACTCGCTGCGTGGCGCTGGGAAGGCGCGGCGCAAACCGCATGA
- a CDS encoding AraC family transcriptional regulator, with translation MSTTAEKAADWLLSGLALKSTLFHVGQYCGAFRASTAGYQRASFHLVLRGECWLHLQELGGREARSTRLVEGDAVFLLQDMSHCLSPHEAAPIAGDFHTRAGTMTPLAEAPRGPTETPGSVGLACGFFEFGSDLGDAIAGLLPDHIVARHDDPQLAGARVVFDLIRAEALRTQELPSPLLARLTDVLFFYALRAAACADPLVPGLWSAMRRAEFAPLVNAIIERPGEEWSTTSMAAFCHMSRARFCKHFAEVCGQPPAQFVALIRMKVAAALLRNGSTTSRAAECVGYQSESAFAQAFKRITGMQPGTWRREGADMTAAGRGARHAPLH, from the coding sequence ATGTCCACCACCGCCGAAAAAGCCGCCGACTGGCTGCTCTCGGGTCTCGCACTCAAGAGCACGCTCTTTCACGTCGGGCAGTATTGCGGCGCGTTCAGGGCGTCCACTGCGGGGTATCAGCGCGCGAGTTTTCATCTCGTGCTGCGCGGCGAGTGCTGGCTGCATCTACAAGAGCTGGGTGGCCGCGAGGCGCGCAGCACGCGTCTTGTCGAAGGCGATGCCGTGTTCCTGTTGCAGGACATGAGCCACTGCCTCTCTCCTCACGAGGCGGCGCCCATCGCAGGCGACTTCCACACCCGCGCCGGAACGATGACGCCCCTCGCCGAAGCACCCAGGGGCCCCACGGAAACACCGGGTAGCGTGGGGCTGGCCTGCGGCTTCTTCGAATTCGGCTCAGATCTGGGCGACGCCATTGCGGGGCTGCTGCCCGACCACATCGTCGCGCGGCACGACGATCCGCAACTGGCCGGCGCCCGCGTCGTGTTCGACCTGATCCGTGCCGAGGCGCTGCGCACCCAGGAACTGCCCTCGCCGCTGCTCGCACGGCTCACCGACGTGCTGTTCTTCTACGCGTTGCGCGCCGCCGCCTGCGCCGACCCACTGGTACCCGGGCTATGGTCCGCCATGCGGCGCGCCGAATTCGCGCCGCTCGTCAACGCGATCATCGAGCGGCCCGGCGAGGAGTGGAGCACAACTTCGATGGCTGCGTTCTGCCATATGTCGCGCGCGCGCTTCTGCAAGCACTTCGCCGAGGTATGCGGCCAGCCTCCGGCCCAATTCGTCGCGCTGATCCGCATGAAGGTCGCGGCCGCCCTCCTTCGAAACGGATCGACCACGTCGCGCGCGGCGGAGTGCGTCGGCTATCAGTCCGAGTCCGCGTTCGCGCAGGCGTTCAAGCGCATCACGGGCATGCAGCCCGGCACGTGGCGCAGGGAAGGCGCGGACATGACGGCAGCAGGCCGCGGCGCACGCCATGCGCCCCTGCACTGA